The Trypanosoma brucei gambiense DAL972 chromosome 10, complete sequence genome has a segment encoding these proteins:
- a CDS encoding calcineurin B subunit, putative codes for MEVAAVASAPSAEEVSELRKHTRLSEAQITRLHERFTALDRCGKGLISPSDFQSIASVASNPLLSRVLTVVSSSGDGNISFVDFAKAFAVFLPQTDRQEKLRFTYMMYDIDGDDKISNSDLMEALKMMVGPNLTDVQLQQIVDKTFIEVDSNRDGFITFSDFEKLSLPISLDNAHVLQF; via the coding sequence ATGGAagttgctgcggttgcgAGTGCTCCCTCGGCTGAGGAGGTGAgcgaactgaggaagcataCGCGTCTGTCAGAGGCTCAAATCACTCGACTGCATGAGCGTTTCACGGCACTTGACCGGTGTGGAAAAGGTTTGATTTCCCCGAGTGATTTTCAGTCAATAGCATCCGTGGCGTCCAACCCTCTTCTTAGTCGAGTGCTTACTGTGGTTAGCAGTAGTGGTGATGGAAACATTAGTTTTGTTGATTTTGCGAAGGCATTCGCTGTTTTTCTCCCACAGACCGATAGGCAGGAAAAGCTGCGCTTTACGTATATGATGTATGATATCGACGGTGATGACAAAATCAGTAACAGCGATCTCATGGAGGCTCTCAAAATGATGGTAGGACCGAACTTAACAGATGTGCAGCTGCAACAGATAGTAGACAAAACATTTATTGAGGTGGACTCCAACCGGGACGGTTTTATCACGTTTAGTGATTTTGAGAAGCTTTCACTTCCCATCAGTCTGGATAATGCCCATGTTCTGCAGTTTTAA
- a CDS encoding protein kinase, putative, translated as MENYTQLRVLGKGSFGSAWLVQRRSDRVKFVAKEVRLAGLRPAERDSAKREIDLLRTLHHPNITRYVDHFEHRGALYIVMEYADGGDLYSAIRNRRGTRFSEKVILHYFSQLCLAMLHLHEKHILHRDLKTQNVFLTSDGVVKLGDFGISTVLRNTFELRRTVCGTPYYFSPELCLNKPYNNKSDVWALGCILYELTTLTHAFDGNNMKALVQKILKGSYPPIHSSYSTSLSKLISSMLQIDPQRRPSVSEIISSPYIRESLSLLQRVVKDAHNNKGPCQLAGDKERAAAGFKQQEKAQEAPMRAEERRKEEHAKAMHAAKERLQLRMQGEARNRENEEKLRQLKLDQRQAEVEQKIRKQELEARVREQRKLLEQRAKAHALLEKQREEEWERNMREHAEEVRRGQGEEGCARDNRETNAPNDRPCNRYGDGGRRSPLKVPPSPTAAAELYREMRRQAALNKQRFMEEMKVEQPPPAVSGQPNGNGKLPPNRGGNALGNPLGNGQQPQPISPLDDMEARRKAYWDMRREAEENRRRALALEAGPSAVQVEQPEAAPPKESAMPHIVKKPAPQQRPQANDNKPKDVCPLLYAKRTANNEGPPSPQLEPNTPANRVGVYPEVSRADSPDSGTEVKRDEDYNALQTLIDRALTKKGDRESDEDFNDEAFVDSDISRFVLDGRTLVLPKVQATDPLMHRIESLRLFLEGELGESKLLGAYRQMNDISADDDEAMQRVRDELPEAHHKYIPIIAQLIVCEDAFNRQMLR; from the coding sequence ATGGAGAATTACACCCAACTTCGTGTGTTGGGGAAAGGTAGCTTTGGCTCCGCATGGTTAGTGCAACGTCGAAGCGACCGCGTGAAGTTTGTAGCTAAAGAGGTGAGATTAGCCGGTTTACGGCCTGCCGAACGGGACAGTGCCAAACGCGAGATTGACCTTCTTCGTACTCTTCACCATCCAAATATTACGCGATATGTGGACCATTTTGAACACCGTGGTGCGTTGTATATTGTAATGGAGTATGCAGACGGTGGGGATCTGTATTCAGCAATTAGAAATCGCAGAGGCACGCGTTTCTCTGAAAAAGTGATTTTACACTATTTTTCACAGCTGTGTTTGGCTATGCTGCATTTGCATGAAAAGCACATTTTGCACCGTGACCTGAAAACGCAAAACGTTTTTCTGACGAGTGATGGGGTTGTTAAATTGGGTGACTTTGGTATTAGTACCGTGTTACGCAACACATTCGAACTGAGGCGGACAGTGTGCGGAACTCCGTATTATTTTTCGCCGGAGCTGTGCCTTAATAAACCGTACAACAATAAGAGTGATGTATGGGCCCTTGGCTGCATTTTATATGAACTGACGACCCTGACGCATGCTTTCGACGGAAACAATATGAAGGCCCTCGTACAGAAAATTCTAAAGGGTAGCTACCCGCCTATCCATAGTAGTTATTCGACTAGTTTGTCTAAGCTCATATCGTCAATGCTTCAGATTGATCCCCAACGGCGTCCAAGTGTTAGCGAAATTATTTCATCTCCATACATACGTGAGTCACTCTCATTACTGCAACGAGTGGTCAAAGATGCCCACAATAATAAAGGGCCATGCCAACTAGCAGGTGACAAGGAGCGGGCAGCAGCTGGATTTAAACAGCAGGAAAAGGCCCAGGAGGCCCCCATGCGGGCTGAAGAACGCCGTAAAGAAGAACACGCAAAGGCAATGCATGCTGCAAAGGAGCGATTACAACTCCGCATGCAAGGTGAAGCTCGAAATcgtgaaaatgaagagaagttgcGGCAACTGAAGCTGGACCAACGCCAAGCGGAAGTGGAGCAGAAgataagaaaacaagaattGGAAGCCCGTGTGCGGGAGCAGCGAAAACTACTTGAACAGCGAGCCAAAGCGCACGCACTGTTGGAGaaacaaagggaagaggaatgGGAGCGCAACATGAGGGAGCATGCAGAGGAAGTTAGGCGAGGCCAAGGAGAGGAGGGTTGTGCACGTGACAACAGAGAAACAAACGCTCCTAACGATAGACCGTGTAATCGATACGGTGATGGTGGACGGCGGTCTCCATTGAAAGTCCCACCTtctccaacagcagcagcagagttGTACCGTGAGATGCGCCGCCAGGCAGCCCTGAATAAGCAGCGCTTTATGGAAGAGATGAAAGTAGAGCAACCACCTCCTGCCGTTAGCGGGCAACCCAACGGGAATGGGAAATTACCACCGAATAGGGGAGGGAATGCGTTGGGTAACCCTCTGGGGAATGGTCAGCAGCCGCAACCGATATCACCACTAGACGATATGGAAGCACGCCGCAAGGCTTATTGGGATATGCGGCGGGAGGCAGAAGAGAACAGGCGACGAGCACTGGCTTTAGAGGCAGGTCCAAGCGCTGTGCAGGTGGAACAACCCGAAGCGGCGCCCCCTAAGGAATCGGCAATGCCACACATAGTGAAAAAGCCTGCACCACAGCAACGGCCGCAAGCCAATGATAACAAACCAAAGGATGTTTGCCCTTTGCTCTATGCAAAGCGCACCGCTAACAATGAGGGCCCGCCGTCGCCACAACTGGAGCCGAACACTCCCGCCAATAGGGTTGGAGTCTACCCTGAAGTTAGTCGCGCAGATTCTCCAGATAGTGGGACGGAGGTGAAGAGAGACGAGGATTATAACGCACTCCAGACTCTTATAGACAGGGCGCTGACAAAGAAGGGCGATCGTGAGAGTGATGAAGACTTCAATGATGAAGCGTTCGTGGACTCTGATATATCACGTTTTGTGCTGGATGGACGGACACTCGTGCTTCCGAAAGTGCAAGCCACAGATCCATTGATGCACCGTATCGAGTCTCTTCGCCTTTTCCTTGAGGGCGAACTTGGCGAGTCCAAACTCTTGGGAGCTTACCGGCAGATGAATGATATTAGTGCGGACGACGACGAAGCAATGCAGCGTGTTCGGGATGAACTTCCGGAAGCCCACCATAAATACATCCCAATCATTGCCCAACTGATTGTGTGCGAAGATGCATTTAATCGTCAAATGCTGCGGTAG
- a CDS encoding choline dehydrogenase, putative has product MRCNKALHRYDAVVVGGGLAGCLVAGRLAMDNRRIAVIEEGEDIRRQPRWHRNLACSLLSHRCGGRGYESHTNVTTPQLSHEKENAPAPVMIPTPKVLGGGGVMGGRSWLIGDEADWTATPWDFRGDLLPRVQRLENVEGAGPHRGRRGRFTVGRSHAQSPLFRVFCEAMSKDTSITSDFNKKAFAVRTGCGRTESFVDPNTGVAHTTLQSYLMDAIELRRPLDVICNARVFGISSGKDDPAIATGVSYTQKGETVHVEADDVILCAGGIGTPLLLAASRGSLPIDQSVGTNFWDAPQVKLQFRTPSSLSHNCFMDPLVQAFLWPNVTYGTPISSLRSAYDDMICFWSSTGGQTPDVKFIFQPFTLNNDGSQPKNVTHGVQIIAQLLKPKSRGSICADGTINPQYFSHTDDAAVLSKAVARVKELSKVLPFSNLFSELIAEHFESAGVYGGATYPAVAPETFLVKGTRNVYACDESILPSPLLGGSLPFILALGEKFSDHYLQKLETTGKAAASEGIDAKARIIY; this is encoded by the coding sequence ATGCGGTGCAACAAAGCATTACATCGGTATGATGCTGTTGTGGTGGGTGGGGGTCTTGCGGGGTGCCTTGTCGCCGGCCGTCTTGCGATGGACAACCGGCGGATTGCCGTTATTGAAGAGGGTGAAGATATTCGGCGACAGCCCCGGTGGCATCGTAACTTGGCATGTAGCCTCCTGTCGCATAGATGCGGGGGCCGTGGTTACGAGAGCCATACCAACGTTACAACTCCTCAGCTTTCgcatgaaaaggaaaatgccCCTGCACCCGTCATGATTCCAACACCGAAAGTGCTTGGCGGTGGCGGAGTCATGGGAGGCCGGTCATGGCTTATTGGTGATGAGGCGGATTGGACTGCAACTCCATGGGACTTCCGTGGTGATCTTTTACCTCGTGTGCAACGCTTGGAAAATGTGGAAGGCGCAGGCCCACACCGCGGTCGTCGGGGGAGGTTTACCGTTGGTCGCTCGCACGCCCAATCTCCACTTTTTAGGGTATTTTGCGAAGCAATGTCAAAAGACACGTCAATAACAAGTGATTTCAACAAGAAGGCGTTTGCTGTGCGGACAGGTTGCGGGCGTACTGAGTCTTTTGTAGACCCAAATACAGGTGTGGCGCATACCACACTGCAGAGTTACTTGATGGACGCCATCGAACTTAGGCGACCGCTAGACGTGATATGCAACGCGAGAGTCTTTGGTATCAGCAGCGGTAAGGACGACCCGGCTATTGCAACTGGTGTCTCCTACACCCAAAAGGGTGAAACGGTGCATGTTGAAGCAGATGATGTTATTCTTTGCGCTGGAGGGATCGGTACACCATTACTCTTAGCTGCATCCCGCGGTTCACTTCCCATCGACCAGTCGGTTGGCACAAACTTTTGGGACGCACCGCAGGTGAAGCTCCAATTTCGTACCCCATCGTCGCTCAGTCACAATTGCTTCATGGACCCGCTGGTGCAGGCATTTTTGTGGCCCAATGTAACGTACGGCACCCCTATTAGTTCCCTGCGTTCTGCATATGACGACATGATTTGTTTCTGGTCGAGCACAGGAGGACAAACCCCTGATGTAAAATTCATTTTTCAGCCGTTCACGCTCAACAATGACGGCTCACAACCGAAAAATGTGACTCATGGAGTGCAGATTATTGCTCAGCTGCTGAAGCCCAAAAGTCGCGGGTCCATATGCGCTGATGGCACCATTAACCCGCAGTATTTTTCCCATACGGATGATGCAGCAGTTCTCAGCAAAGCCGTGGCGCGAGTGAAGGAGCTGTCGAAGGTATTGCCTTTTTCTAACCTTTTTTCTGAACTTATTGCTGAGCATTTTGAGTCAGCAGGCGTCTACGGCGGGGCAACGTACCCGGCAGTCGCACCTGAGACATTTCTCGTGAAAGGTACGCGAAACGTGTATGCATGTGACGAAAGTATTTTGCCCTCCCCATTGTTAGGTGGATCTCTGCCTTTTATATTGGCTTTAGGGGAAAAATTTAGTGATCATTATTTGCAGAAACTGGAGACTACCGGTAAAGCAGCTGCATCGGAAGGTATCGATGCGAAGGCGCGTATAATTTATTGA